In Novosphingobium kaempferiae, the DNA window GCGCGCCTTCCGGCGCGCCCGAGCAGCCGCAGGGCGAAACGCCCGAACGCAAGGGCCCGCGCAACCCCTGGCTCCCCAGCGGCGACGGCACCCCGCCGCGCCGCTCGGCAAGCATCGAGGACATCTTCCGCGGCCGCGCCGAACAGCGCCGTCCCGGCGGCGGTGGCGGCGGTCCGCGCATTCCCGGCGGCTTCCCCAACCTGCCGCGCCGTCCGGACGGCAAGTCGTGGCTCCCGCTCGGCATCGGCGCGGCGGTGGTGGCGGTGCTCGCCATCTCCAGCGTCCACATGCTCGGCCCCAAGGAACAGGGCGTCGTCACCACACTCGGCAAGTATTCGCGCACGATCGATTCGGGCGTCAGCCTGACCCTGCCCTGGCCGATCGAGCGGGTGAAGGTCGTGGACGTCAGCTCGTTCCAGGTCGTCATGATCCCGGACAACGAGAACGAGAAGCTGATGCTGACCAGCGACAAGAGCCTGGTCGATCTCAGCTACCTCGTCCGCTGGAACATCAAGGGCCTGAAGGATTACACCTTCCGCCTCGCCGACCCGGACGAGACGGTGCAGGAAGTGGCCGAGGCCGCGATGCGCGCCTCGATCGCGCAGGTCTCTCTGGGCGAGGCGCTGTCGGGCGCCGGGCGCGCGCAGGTGGAGCAGGACGTGGGCGAGCGCATGCAGCGCATCCTCGACTTCTACCGCGCCGGCATCGCCATCCAGGGCGTCGAGATCAAGAAGGCGGACCCGCCGGCCAAGACCAAGGGCGCGTTCGACAACGTCAACGTCGCCCAGCAGGAAGCCGAGCGTGACCGCTCGGAAGCCCGCGCATGGGCGCAGCAGGTCATCGCCCGCGCGCAGGGCGACGCCACCGCCTTCGACAAGGTCTACGAGGAATACAAGCTGGCCCCCGACGTCACCAAGCGCCGCATGTACTACGAGACGATGGAACGCGTCCTGCGCGACAACGACACCGTCGTGGGCGAAAAGGGCGTGAACACCGTCCTGCCGCTTCCCGAGATGAAGCGCCGCCCCGCCCCTGCCGCCGATCCCTCGATCAGTGCGCCGACCAGCACGGGAGGCCAGTGATGAGCAACATCTGGCAGGACTACAAGGCCGCGTGGATCGCGGCGGGCGCAGTCGTCATCGGCCTGATGATGAGCACCATCGTCGTCTCCGAGGACGAGCAGGCCGTGGTCGTGCAGACCGGCCGTCCGGTGCGCGTCTACAACCCCTTCGTCGCCAATGCCGATTACGGCCAGACCGGCGCGGGCGTGCATTTCCGCATCCCGCTGGTCGAGCAGGTGATCCGCATCGACAAGCGGCTGCTCTCGGTCGACATGCAGCAGCAGCAGGTGCTCTCCACCGACCAGCAGCGGCTGAACGTGGACGCCTATGCGCGCTACCGCATCATCGATCCGATCAAGATGGTCCGCTCGGCGGGCACCAGCGACCGCGTGACGCAGCAGCTTGAGCCGATCCTCTCCTCGGTCGTGCGGCAGGAACTGGGCAAGCGCACCTTCCAGTCGCTGCTGACGGCGGAGCGCGGACAGGCGATGGACAACATCCGCAAGCTGCTCGACCGCGAGGCCGCCGAATACGGCGCGCAGGTGGTGGACGTGCGGATCAAGCGCGCCGACCTTCCCGAAGGCGCGCTCGCCGCCGCCTTCGTGCGCATGGAGGCGGGCCGTCAGGAAGAGGCCAAGACGATCGCGGCACAAGGCCAGCGCGACGCGCAGATCATCCGCGCCGATGCCGAGGCGCAGGCCGCGCGAATCTATGCCGACAGCTTCGGCAAGGACGCGCAGTTCTACGACTTCTACCGCGCGATGCAGAGCTATTCGGTGTCGTTCGCCAAGGATCAGGCAGGCGGCAAGACGATCCTGCTCTCGCCCGACAATGCCTATCTGAACCATTTCAGGGAGCCGTGAGCGGCTTCGGTCGTTGCCGACTGGAACCCGCGTAAAAGTGGCGGATTTCCGCATCATTCAAATCCGGTTAAGCTCACGCGGCGTGAAACAGCGCCGGGGTTATAGTTCGGATTTAGGCGCAAGCCGCCAAACGGAGGAATCAAAGGACGTGAAGCCCGTGCGATATGCTTATGGACTGACCACAGCGCTCCTGCTTGGAGGCGCTACCGCATCGCTCGTCACCGGCTACCCCGCAGGCGCGCAGGTGGCCCAGAACGAGGCCAGCGAAATCTCGAAGATGGTGCCCCGTGCCGGGGCCCCGGTCAGCTTCGCCGACCTGACGGAGCAGCTCCAGCCTGCCGTCGTCAATATCTCGACCCGCCAGAAGGTGCAGGTCCAGGGCGGCGGCAACCCCTTCGCGGGCACCCCGTTCGAGGGGCTGTTCGGCGGACAGGGCGGCGGCGCGACACCGCAGACGCGCGAGGCGCAGTCGCTCGGCTCGGGCTTCGTCGTCTCGTCGGACGGCTATGTCGTGACCAACAACCACGTCATCACCGCCGAGGGCAAGGGACAGGTCGAATCGATCACCGTCACCATGACCGACGGCACCGAGTATCCGGCGAAGCTGATCGGCAAGGACGCCGCATCGGACCTCGCGGTGCTCAAGATCGACGCCAAGAAGCCCCTGCCCTTCGTCAAGTTCGGCGACAGCCGCAACGCGCGCGTGGGTGACTGGGTGGTCGCCATCGGCAACCCGTTCGGCCTGTCCGGCACGGTGACCGCGGGCATCATCTCCGCCGTCTACCGCAACACCGGCGCGGGCGGCGCCTACGACCGTTACCTCCAGACCGACGCCGCCATCAACCGCGGCAACTCGGGCGGCCCCATGTTCGACATGAAGGGCCAGGTCATCGGCATCAACAACGCGATCTTCTCGCCCACCGGCGGCAGCGTCGGCATCGGCTTCGCGATCCCGGCAGAGACCGCCGCGCCGATCGTCGAAAAGCTGAAGGCGGGCCAGGCGATCGAGCGCGGCTACCTCGGCGTGCGCATCCAGCCGATCACCGAGGATCTCGCCGATTCGCTGGGCATCGCGCACAACAAGGGCGAGTTCATCCAGCTGGTCGAGCCCGACGGCCCTGCCGCCAAGGCCGGCCTGCAGGCGGGCGACGTGGTGCTCAAGGTCGACAACAAGGAAGTCACCAAGGACCAGACGCTCTCGTTCATCGTCGCCAACACCGCGCCGGGCAACCGCATCCCGGTCGAGGTCCTGCGCGGCGGCAAGCGCCAGACGCTGACCGCCACCGTCGCCAAGCGCCCGACCGACGAGGAACTGTCGGCGTTCGACCCGAACGGCGAGCAGGACGAGGACGCCTTCAACAACCCGCCCGAGAAGCAGGAAAAGGGCGTCGTCGAGAACTCGCTCGGCATGTCCGTCACGCCGCTGACCGCGCAGATCGCACGCCAGCTCGGCGCGGCGGAAGGCACCAAGGGCCTCGTCATCGTCGCGGTCGATCCGAACTCGGACGCGGGCCAGAAGGGCTTCCAGCGCGGCTTCATCATCCTGCAGGCGGGCGGTCGCCCGGTCGCCACGCAGGCCGACCTCAGCGCCGCGATCACCGCCGCCAAGGCGGAAGGCCGCAGCGCCCTGCTCCTGCGCATCCAGCCGCGCGGCCAGCAGGCGACGTTCGTGCCGGTGCGCCTGCGCTGACGCGACGCCAGGGCTGAAATCAGAGCGCCCGCCGGAGCGATCCGGCGGGCGTTTTGCTGTCCGGCAAATTCCTCCCCGAGCTTGTCTCGGGGAGGGGGACCGCCGCCGCAGGCGGTGGTGGAGGGGGAGAAGGCGCGCAATTCCCCCTCCGTCAGTCGCTACGCGACTGCCACCTCCCCGAGACAAGCTCGGGGAGGAACTAAGCAAAAGGCCCGCCTCTCCTGAGAGAAGCGGGCCTTTTTCGTCTAACCGGTAAGCGTTCAGAACTGCGTGCCGGGAGCCCGCGTCGGCGTAGGTCTTGGCGTCGGCGTCACCCGCGGCATCGGCGTCATGCGCGGCGCAGGCGTCGCGC includes these proteins:
- a CDS encoding Do family serine endopeptidase, with translation MRYAYGLTTALLLGGATASLVTGYPAGAQVAQNEASEISKMVPRAGAPVSFADLTEQLQPAVVNISTRQKVQVQGGGNPFAGTPFEGLFGGQGGGATPQTREAQSLGSGFVVSSDGYVVTNNHVITAEGKGQVESITVTMTDGTEYPAKLIGKDAASDLAVLKIDAKKPLPFVKFGDSRNARVGDWVVAIGNPFGLSGTVTAGIISAVYRNTGAGGAYDRYLQTDAAINRGNSGGPMFDMKGQVIGINNAIFSPTGGSVGIGFAIPAETAAPIVEKLKAGQAIERGYLGVRIQPITEDLADSLGIAHNKGEFIQLVEPDGPAAKAGLQAGDVVLKVDNKEVTKDQTLSFIVANTAPGNRIPVEVLRGGKRQTLTATVAKRPTDEELSAFDPNGEQDEDAFNNPPEKQEKGVVENSLGMSVTPLTAQIARQLGAAEGTKGLVIVAVDPNSDAGQKGFQRGFIILQAGGRPVATQADLSAAITAAKAEGRSALLLRIQPRGQQATFVPVRLR
- the hflK gene encoding protease modulator HflK, with product MAGRNSPWGGGGSNGGGNDGGDGEGPADGEGSAPSGAPEQPQGETPERKGPRNPWLPSGDGTPPRRSASIEDIFRGRAEQRRPGGGGGGPRIPGGFPNLPRRPDGKSWLPLGIGAAVVAVLAISSVHMLGPKEQGVVTTLGKYSRTIDSGVSLTLPWPIERVKVVDVSSFQVVMIPDNENEKLMLTSDKSLVDLSYLVRWNIKGLKDYTFRLADPDETVQEVAEAAMRASIAQVSLGEALSGAGRAQVEQDVGERMQRILDFYRAGIAIQGVEIKKADPPAKTKGAFDNVNVAQQEAERDRSEARAWAQQVIARAQGDATAFDKVYEEYKLAPDVTKRRMYYETMERVLRDNDTVVGEKGVNTVLPLPEMKRRPAPAADPSISAPTSTGGQ
- the hflC gene encoding protease modulator HflC, with amino-acid sequence MSNIWQDYKAAWIAAGAVVIGLMMSTIVVSEDEQAVVVQTGRPVRVYNPFVANADYGQTGAGVHFRIPLVEQVIRIDKRLLSVDMQQQQVLSTDQQRLNVDAYARYRIIDPIKMVRSAGTSDRVTQQLEPILSSVVRQELGKRTFQSLLTAERGQAMDNIRKLLDREAAEYGAQVVDVRIKRADLPEGALAAAFVRMEAGRQEEAKTIAAQGQRDAQIIRADAEAQAARIYADSFGKDAQFYDFYRAMQSYSVSFAKDQAGGKTILLSPDNAYLNHFREP